In a genomic window of bacterium Unc6:
- a CDS encoding SAM-dependent methyltransferase, with the protein MIYHNYKRKNGTQTSAFGAPGRINHDSSKFYNSKLYEGLNNGKDVEYVENPIEPQNINKVFCKSSEAMIELPDNSVHLMVTSPPYNVGKMYDENLSLKEYRELLKRVFKETYRVLVPGGRACINIANLGRKPYLPLHSYIIEDMHALGFLMRGELLWDKGSSASSSTAWGTYLKANNPVLRDVHEYILVFCKDTFTRLNPHKRKSTISKEEFLEFTKSVWKFSAERASKVGHPAPFPVELPYRLIQLYTFEGDVVLDPFVGAGTTCIAALKTNRKYVGYDIDKQYCDLAERRIKQFLQEQTTLFSK; encoded by the coding sequence ATGATATACCATAATTATAAAAGAAAAAATGGAACGCAAACCAGCGCCTTTGGTGCACCAGGTCGAATTAACCATGACTCGTCAAAATTTTATAACAGCAAGCTTTATGAGGGGTTAAATAATGGAAAAGATGTTGAGTATGTTGAAAATCCAATTGAACCGCAAAATATAAACAAAGTTTTTTGCAAGAGCAGTGAGGCAATGATAGAACTTCCAGATAACAGTGTTCATTTGATGGTCACTTCACCACCTTATAATGTTGGTAAAATGTATGATGAAAATTTATCCCTCAAAGAATATAGAGAGTTGCTAAAACGAGTATTCAAAGAAACATACAGGGTTTTGGTCCCCGGCGGTAGAGCTTGTATAAATATAGCAAATTTAGGCAGAAAACCATATTTGCCACTTCACAGTTATATCATAGAAGATATGCACGCTCTTGGTTTTTTGATGAGGGGCGAGTTGCTTTGGGACAAAGGAAGTAGCGCAAGTTCTTCAACAGCTTGGGGAACTTATCTAAAAGCAAACAATCCGGTATTGCGGGATGTCCATGAATATATTCTTGTTTTTTGTAAAGATACATTCACTCGTTTAAATCCGCATAAAAGAAAAAGTACCATTTCAAAAGAAGAATTTTTAGAATTTACAAAGAGTGTTTGGAAATTTTCCGCAGAGCGAGCTTCAAAAGTAGGCCACCCCGCTCCTTTTCCAGTTGAACTACCTTATCGCTTAATCCAACTTTATACTTTTGAAGGCGATGTTGTCCTTGACCCATTTGTTGGCGCCGGAACTACTTGCATTGCGGCACTAAAAACCAATAGAAAATATGTGGGTTATGATATTGATAAACAATATTGTGATTTGGCGGAACGAAGAATAAAACAATTTTTACAAGAACAAACGACATTATTTTCGAAATAA
- a CDS encoding type II restriction endonuclease subunit R, translating into MSSKIIEIFNDEKLIDKIKNRLPHLFQLAELESSRAGKIGMEVGSLREKIITALLIYKFGKENVETEIPITESEIDANLFGAPISIKTITGTRFGGVKLVWTVDAKKADEFRKNYEPSYDILFIQINWGSVGGFYYIPLESQRRLFDRIGRENYIQLPKPGTNPRGAEITKEALSSLVRDKDAKTIEILWKKTTIEFNPYKRWVDYWKED; encoded by the coding sequence ATGTCAAGTAAAATAATAGAAATTTTTAACGATGAAAAGTTGATAGATAAAATTAAGAATCGCCTGCCACATTTATTTCAGTTAGCGGAATTAGAAAGCTCAAGAGCTGGGAAAATTGGAATGGAGGTCGGTTCTTTGCGCGAAAAGATTATTACTGCACTGCTTATTTATAAATTTGGGAAAGAAAATGTTGAGACAGAAATCCCCATAACCGAATCAGAAATTGATGCTAACCTTTTTGGAGCCCCCATCTCTATTAAAACAATAACCGGTACTAGATTCGGAGGAGTTAAACTAGTTTGGACGGTTGATGCCAAAAAAGCAGACGAATTTCGTAAAAATTATGAGCCCAGTTACGATATATTGTTTATACAAATTAATTGGGGAAGCGTAGGGGGATTTTACTATATTCCATTGGAATCTCAGCGAAGGTTGTTCGATCGAATAGGGAGAGAAAATTATATTCAACTTCCAAAACCGGGAACAAACCCGAGAGGAGCGGAGATTACTAAAGAAGCGCTATCAAGTTTAGTTAGAGACAAAGATGCCAAGACCATAGAAATACTATGGAAAAAGACAACAATAGAGTTTAACCCATATAAAAGATGGGTAGATTACTGGAAAGAAGATTAG
- a CDS encoding 5-(carboxyamino)imidazole ribonucleotide synthase — translation MYKKIYPPSTIGILGGGQLGRMLAQEAKKMGYRVITLDPTLGCPCAQVCDEQIVAEFSNKTQALKLAKKVDVLTYEFENIPAETVEYLEKHGFSVFPCSKALKLTQNRIKEKEFLRSQGILTADFYAVERTSDLEKAFLELGLPAVLKTSTGGYDGKGQVVLKNRKELENVFSRSSFGPLIWEKFIPFVKEISVICARGKNGQIKTFPVPENTHCNNILHMSIVPARIPAEVEKKAANIAKRVAERLGVIGVIGVEMFLLKDRTILVNEIAPRVHNSGHYTIEACYTSQFEQHIRAICGLPLGSTDLLSPAVMVNILGDGLMCKKDIFSLIDGVLKIAGVNLHLYGKNEIRPGRKMGHITVLAKSVSDAIRKAGIALKSSS, via the coding sequence ATGTATAAAAAAATATATCCTCCTTCAACTATAGGCATCCTTGGGGGAGGGCAATTGGGAAGGATGCTTGCTCAGGAGGCCAAGAAGATGGGCTATAGAGTAATAACCTTGGATCCTACCTTAGGGTGTCCCTGCGCTCAGGTGTGCGATGAGCAGATTGTGGCTGAATTTAGCAACAAAACTCAAGCCCTGAAATTAGCTAAAAAAGTAGATGTTTTGACATATGAGTTTGAGAATATCCCCGCAGAAACAGTTGAGTATTTAGAGAAGCATGGGTTTTCTGTTTTTCCTTGCTCAAAGGCCTTAAAACTTACACAAAATAGAATAAAGGAGAAGGAATTCTTAAGAAGTCAAGGCATTCTGACCGCTGATTTTTATGCTGTAGAAAGGACTTCTGATTTGGAAAAGGCTTTTTTAGAACTTGGGCTGCCGGCTGTGCTTAAAACCTCTACCGGTGGCTATGACGGGAAAGGACAGGTAGTCTTAAAAAACAGGAAGGAGCTAGAAAACGTTTTTTCCAGGTCTTCTTTTGGTCCTTTGATATGGGAGAAGTTTATTCCCTTTGTTAAAGAGATTTCCGTTATCTGCGCCCGAGGAAAGAATGGACAGATAAAGACTTTTCCTGTACCTGAAAATACCCATTGCAACAATATCCTTCATATGTCTATTGTTCCTGCCAGGATACCTGCTGAGGTAGAAAAAAAAGCAGCTAATATTGCTAAAAGGGTTGCGGAAAGGTTAGGGGTAATAGGGGTTATAGGAGTGGAGATGTTTTTACTTAAAGACAGAACAATTTTAGTTAATGAAATTGCCCCGCGGGTGCATAATTCTGGACACTACACCATTGAAGCCTGTTATACTTCTCAATTTGAACAGCACATAAGGGCAATTTGTGGCTTGCCCTTGGGCTCAACCGATCTACTATCGCCAGCAGTAATGGTTAACATTTTGGGAGACGGCCTAATGTGCAAAAAGGATATATTCTCACTGATAGATGGAGTTTTGAAAATTGCAGGAGTAAACCTGCATCTCTATGGCAAAAATGAGATTCGTCCAGGAAGGAAGATGGGACACATTACCGTGTTGGCAAAGTCTGTCTCGGATGCCATTCGGAAAGCAGGAATAGCTCTCAAGAGTTCTTCTTAA
- a CDS encoding 5-(carboxyamino)imidazole ribonucleotide mutase, producing MNKKILVGIIMGSDSDLETMKEAARVLAEFDIPYEMTIVSAHRTPQRMHEYAASAARRGLEVIIAGAGGAAHLPGMTAASTTLAVIGVPIESGVLKGVDALLSIVQMPKGVPVATMAIGKDGARNAGILAAQVLGVKYPEIRTKVQNYKEGLSKEVEEKAKGLMENV from the coding sequence ATGAATAAGAAAATTTTAGTAGGAATAATAATGGGAAGTGATTCTGATTTAGAGACGATGAAAGAGGCTGCCAGGGTTCTTGCGGAATTTGATATACCATATGAGATGACCATTGTTTCTGCTCATCGCACGCCTCAGAGGATGCATGAGTATGCAGCTTCTGCCGCCAGGCGAGGTTTAGAGGTAATTATTGCCGGGGCCGGAGGAGCGGCACATCTTCCTGGAATGACTGCTGCAAGTACCACTCTTGCAGTCATCGGAGTCCCTATTGAATCCGGGGTGCTTAAAGGAGTGGATGCGCTTTTATCTATTGTGCAAATGCCCAAGGGGGTTCCTGTCGCTACAATGGCTATTGGTAAAGATGGGGCGAGAAACGCCGGTATTTTAGCTGCTCAAGTTTTGGGTGTGAAATATCCAGAAATAAGAACAAAAGTCCAAAATTATAAAGAGGGCTTATCTAAAGAAGTTGAGGAAAAGGCAAAAGGATTAATGGAAAATGTATAA